A stretch of DNA from Triticum aestivum cultivar Chinese Spring unplaced genomic scaffold, IWGSC CS RefSeq v2.1 scaffold198621, whole genome shotgun sequence:
AGCAGCAGCTTGTTACCTGACAAGATGGTGATCGCGGACTTGGGCTGCTCCTCTGGCCCAAACGCGCTGGCACTGGTATCGGTCGCTGTCGAGGCGATCCATGGATACTGTCTTCAGTTGCAGCAGCCACCACCGGAACTGTGTGTGTTCCTCAACGACCTGCCTGACAATGACTTCAACACGGTGGTGAAGAGCCTTGTCACGATCCGTCGATGCAACGGGCCTGTTGTCGTGACGGGTATTGCACCAGGGTCGTTTTACGAGAGACTCTTCACTAGTAGCTCCGTGCATCTTGTGTGCTCGTCCAGTAGCCTGCACTGGCTGTCAAAGGTGTGAGTTTGACACTGCTCGATGAATCGATCCATTGTATTAACTTGCCAATTCTGTAAACAAAACCTTTATCTTCACAGGCTCCTGAAGTTCTAACGAAGAACCAGATCCCGGCTTACTACATTGATGAGCATGCTAGGCGTGAGAAGCTCCCTATGGTCCTTGGGGCATATGCACAACAGTTTAGGAAGGACTTCAGACATTTCCTGAAGCTGAGAGCCAAAGAATTAGTCCCGGGAGGACAGATGGTTGTTTCCATTATAGGGAGGCATTCTGATGGCTTCGCCCCCTTCCACATCTGGGGCATTCTTGCTCAAGTTCTAAGCCTTATGGCCTCAGAGGTACAAATTCTTAGTTTTTAGCATAGAATTTTATCATTTGCGGACGAAGGCACAAGTAACTGATCTTTCGCGATGATCGTCAGGGTGTAATCGACAAGGCGAAGTTTGATTCTTTCTATGTGCCAGTCTATGGGCCTTCGAAGGAAGATATAAGGGAGGTCATCCAAGAAGAGGGGTCCTTTTCGATCAAGGAGTTTCTGGTGCATGACTTTTTAAGCGGCTTGGACAACACGCTCGTCACCCCAAGCTGGATCGCCAACCAGATAAGGGCCGTGTATGAGCAGATAGTGGTGCAGCATTTTGGAGATGTCATGGACGAATTCGTGAGGATCGCGGAGCGGCGCTGGAGCCTGGACAGAAGCTTGCTGCAGGAAGAGCATGCCGGATTAGCTATGCTGACTCTGTCGGTCACCAAGCCATGATGGATTGATGATCGTGGCCGGTGGTGTGACTGCTTGCTTTCCCAAAGGGGTTTGCCACATTGGATGAGATTGAACCATGAATTCCTTTAAGGCAACAATGTCAACAGTTTCCTTTGGTTTGTTATCCAGGATGATGAGTTGGTGGCCGGTCTATGTGATTGCTTTTAGAAGGCAATGGTGTGTTCACACCTTATTAATCGAACTTGTTTAGAAGGCAACCGGAGTCGGCTTTCTTGCGTCATGCTATGTTATTGCTTCTCTTCTATGTTTATAGATTTTATACATTTCTATTATTCTGTCGTTTGAATATAGTATCTTATATATTGTAAAAATGCGTGACTTGTTTGCCCAAGTACATGTTTATGCCGCGACCTTATTCTAGCCTTCAGTTATTGCTCGAGCTTGTTTTTCATCGTCTTAACTCTGAAGGTGTCTTTACACGTTTGACCTTAATTCAGGCCCGTGACTATTACTGTATTCTTATTTTGTCCTTAATTAAGTTCCTGACTCTCTGTTCGATCAGCCCAACATAGTGATCAGGGTCAGGGCTAACGGGCTAACGACTGGTTTGGTAATGCCCGCATAGCGCTCGAGGAAATGCCAGAGTAAAAACTTGAAGATGCTCCTCAGGTAATTAAAATCTTTCGCCATGGGCGGATGGAAGAAGTGGTACCGGAACCGGACTGTGTAGTGGTTGACATCCATGGCGATACCAAGCTGGGAGGatgagagaaacagaggagggggaagaaGTGGTATGCACTTACGTCTAGTTGgcttgtttgtttttatttttaggAAAAAATATATATCACTTGCTCAAATACTCTTTCACTGTTTTAGCCAAGAATTCCGTTCTTTTTTCATCCGACAATGCAACTGAGGTTGACGTCGAAGTTTTGCAGAGATTTAGGATGTAACCCTTCTGCTCATATGATAGatttttttcgacaaagggtgaactttattggctcaaaatggagcatcaagagaatacataacacaataagcacacacccggcctctgcataactaggatgcacacagccaacccaACACACTCACGCGGAAACATACCCGCAACTAGCAAAGTCATAAGACCAAAAGCTATGTGCGGGCGAGAAAAAAGGAGGGAAAAAACGATCAGATCAGTGATCGACAAACTACAACTGAGACCATATTCGCACCAACCATTGACACCACATGATGACGAGGAACTTCAACAGTAACGCCTTCACGAAGGAAGCGACACTCAAGCGCCGCCGTCACCGGATCTAACCACAAAGGGCCAGAATCtaagttttcaccctgaagaatcagtACGAGCAAATCCGAGCAATGCCTCCAACAAGGTAACGACAtaaaaacatcgccattgccaggtgTAACCACTCGGATCTGACCTAGGCTTTCGCCCCGGAGCTCGAGACCTGGTGCGTGCAGCACCACCATCCAAGTCACACAAGTGTTGTCGCCACCGCTTTTCCGCAATCCCAGCAGCTACAATTGGACCGCCGCCACTCCACAACTTACCCTCTGCGTCAAGTCATCGTCCATAATTCGTATCACACCACTGAAGTCATCAACTAGATCAAGAGATAAAACCTCCCGAACTCTTTTCGATGACCTGCGCAGTCGTGGATCCGTAGGAAGTCTCAGGAGAACAATCTACGAACACCACCATCTGACCGATCTGATCTAGATCAGCACCACCAACCGAAAAACGTAGCGTTGCCGTTCGGCTGGCACACGCGGAAGGCCGGCACATCGCTGCGGCCCCACATGCCCAGCACAACAACCCTACAGCCGCGGTCGACCCCTCGCGTCATCCCGGCGTCAGATCCTTGTAGTCATGGCCGCAGATCGGGGAAGTCGTCGCAGCTCCACAAGGGTAGCCCCAAGGCCAGCCGAGGAGGACATCAGCCCCAACCCCGGGTCCAGCGCCAGCAGGAGAGACGCGCCGGCGACAGGACAGACCTCGCCGGGCCGAGATCTGGAGAAGGTCGGGGTGAGGAGAAGGTCGCCGCCAGAGACGCGCCGACGGAGGGCGGATCGGGCGTCGGAGGGCAGAGAGGACGGCGGACGGGCGTGACGACGGGGAGGCCGCAGCCGGAGgaggcgccccgccgccaccatcctggGAGCCGGCGCGGgctgggggcgcaccggcgctaaaccacGCACTAGGGGCTTGAtgcccccagtcgcggcgcccacggttAGTCAAAAAAGTCAAAGACGGCGCAAAAACGGCTCAAATTTAATGCAAACATCAgcgagttcgttcaaacttaaacatattttacaaaaaaagaaaaaactgccgcgggctacccccgccgtctccctcgccgcccgcctcgccgcccgcccacgcggttctacatgccgagggggctgtagaaccgcgtgtagtcaccgccgtcgtcgtcatcgtcgttgtcgtcgtcgccgACCCGCCTACGCCTCCGCCCTCCCTGCtacatccctcccccggttggcgcggcgggttggatggtccgggggcgtcgtcgtcgtcgtcgctgtcgaggaccacgacgccgtgctcgtcctcgcgcccacgcttgcgggcggcgatctcctccatggcccggcgctgccggaccatctcgtcgcggaggtagttgtcccgcgcccaccgcatggcgtcctcgtcgg
This window harbors:
- the LOC123176313 gene encoding anthranilate O-methyltransferase 3-like; translated protein: SSLLPDKMVIADLGCSSGPNALALVSVAVEAIHGYCLQLQQPPPELCVFLNDLPDNDFNTVVKSLVTIRRCNGPVVVTGIAPGSFYERLFTSSSVHLVCSSSSLHWLSKAPEVLTKNQIPAYYIDEHARREKLPMVLGAYAQQFRKDFRHFLKLRAKELVPGGQMVVSIIGRHSDGFAPFHIWGILAQVLSLMASEGVIDKAKFDSFYVPVYGPSKEDIREVIQEEGSFSIKEFLVHDFLSGLDNTLVTPSWIANQIRAVYEQIVVQHFGDVMDEFVRIAERRWSLDRSLLQEEHAGLAMLTLSVTKP